A stretch of the Uranotaenia lowii strain MFRU-FL chromosome 3, ASM2978415v1, whole genome shotgun sequence genome encodes the following:
- the LOC129753746 gene encoding phosphotriesterase-related protein — MSTKSIMTVRGPIDRKALGYTLTHEHLSMVFDHFYRAPPAGLEEYTANKISLQNVGFVRQYPYSCKYNLNFEDEDTHRAVLNDLKMYRSFGGGSIVENSSHGLNRNLKFLYEVSKETGVHVIAGTGHYINGVQPESVTSMSTEQLCDLYTKEILFGVEVEGIDPEAGNIKCGVVGEVASCWPISAFEKRAIQATAETQSVLNCPVTFHPHREKEAPFEIIRLYLEAGGRANRCVMSHLDRTLFDSEDLLEFAKLGTYCQFDLFGTECSYYQLNPSSYMQSDEQRLTNIAKLVAEGFEKQILMSHDIHTKHRLIDFGGHGYSHILNNVLMRFSAKGISSDTVDTITVSNPADWLEMTV, encoded by the exons ATGTCCACGAAATCAATAATGACCG TTCGCGGTCCCATCGATCGCAAGGCACTTGGCTACACGCTGACCCACGAGCATCTGTCGATGGTGTTCGATCACTTCTACAGGGCGCCCCCGGCCGGACTCGAAGAGTACACGGCCAATAAGATTTCGCTCCAAAATGTGGGCTTCGTGCGGCAGTATCCCTACAGTTGCAAGTACAATCTAAACTTCGAAGACGAGGATACCCATCGAGCGGTTCTCAATGATTTGAAGATGTACAGAAGCTTCGGCGGTG GATCAATTGTGGAAAACTCTTCACACGGACTAAATCGAAATCTTAAGTTCTTATATGAGGTGTCAAAGGAAACTGGTGTCCACGTGATAGCCGGAACCGGTCATTACATTAATGGTGTGCAGCCGGAATCTGTGACCTCGATGAGCACCGAACAGCTTTGTGATTTGTACACCAAAGAAATCCTTTTTGGAGTTGAAGTCGAAGGAATTGATCCCGAGGCGGGGAACATTAAGTGTGGCGTCGTAGGTGAAGTTGCCAGCTGCTGGCCCATTTCGGCCTTCGAAAAACGTGCAATTCAAGCAACGGCCGAGACACAGAGTGTGCTGAACTGTCCGGTAACGTTTCACCCTCATCGGGAGAAGGAAGCACCCTTCGAGATTATACGACTATATCTGGAGGCTGGCGGCAGAGCTAATCGATGTGTCATGTCTCATTTGG ATCGCACCCTCTTTGATTCGGAAGATTTACTGGAGTTTGCCAAGCTTGGAACTTACTGTCAGTTTGATCTGTTTGGGACGGAATGTTCTTACTATCAGCTGAATCCTTCAAGCTACATGCAATCGGACGAACAACGACTTACAAATATCGCCAAACTTGTGGCTGAGGGTTTCGAGAAGCAAATTCTCATGTCCCACGACATTCATACTAAGCATCGTTTG ATTGACTTTGGGGGCCATGGCTACAGTCATATTCTCAACAACGTACTGATGCGTTTTAGTGCCAAAGGTATTTCAAGTGATACGGTTGATACGATCACTGTCTCGAATCCTGCCGATTGGCTCGAAATGACGGTGTGA
- the LOC129753747 gene encoding protein YIPF1, giving the protein MEQSVDDLLSFKEFPLIQDGNSTSAQLNIDSPKKTGNPSRDFSPNEEAPTPKSASFLTFEYYQKFFNVDTMTVVDRIATSIIPKRAPSDYLKLNIGTNPDLYGPVWIVITLIFTIAISGNMASYLQKTGDHVWRYNFHLVSVAATVIILYTVLVPFTLWALIKWSTRLTDIDIEEDEPSPSPSLLSLICVYGYSMAIYIPVSILWTIQVSLFQWLLVATGAFLSGFALIWILMPAVRSSRFAIFITPSLALLHLVLAAGFMLKFFHHADNDPLPVEKEEPVKQAIAAVVNAVHKNVTMKS; this is encoded by the exons ATGGAACAAAGCGTCGACGATTTGCTTTCGTTCAAAGAGTTTCCTTTGATCCAGGATGGGAATTCCACTAGTGCTCAGTTGAATATCGATTCCCCGAAAAAGACGGGGAATCCCTCCAGAGATTTTTCCCCCAAtgaag aaGCACCTACTCCAAAAAGCGCATCGTTTCTCACTTTCGAGTATTATCAGAAATTCTTCAACGTGGATACGATGACCGTGGTGGACCGGATAGCCACCTCGATCATTCCAAAGCGGGCACCGTCCGACTATTTGAAGCTGAACATCGGCACCAATCCGGACCTTTATGGTCCTGTTTGGATTGTCATCACATtg ATTTTCACAATTGCCATTTCCGGTAATATGGCAAGTTATCTCCAGAAAACCGGAGACCACGTGTGGCGGTATAACTTTCATTTGGTTTCGGTGGCCGCCACAGTGATTATTCTGTACACTGTTCTCGTTCCATTTACCCTGTGGGCGCTGATCAAGTGGAGCACACGTTTGACCGACATCGACATTGAGGAAGATGAG CCTTCCCCAAGTCCAAGTTTACTGTCACTGATTTGCGTCTACGGTTATTCTATGGCAATCTACATTCCGGTTTCAATCTTGTGGACTATTCAA GTCTCGCTCTTCCAATGGTTGCTGGTGGCCACCGGAGCATTCCTGTCCGGATTCGCGCTGATCTGGATTCTAATGCCAGCGGTTCGATCGTCTCGTTTTGCCATATTTATAACGCCCTCGTTGGCGCTACTTCATCTGGTGCTGGCGGCTGGCTTTATGCTGAAATTTTTCCACCACGCTGATAACGATCCTTTACCGGTGGAAAAAGAAGAGCCGGTGAAGCAAGCAATTGCGGCCGTCGTTAATGCCGTGCACAAAAACGTAACAATGAAATCGTAA
- the LOC129757103 gene encoding probable protein BRICK1-B — MDAHREAIQKQIHQDWANREYIEVITASIKRITDFLNSFDMSCRSRLAVLNEKLTTLERRIDYLEACVTKGETLQ, encoded by the exons ATGGACGCTCATCGGGAGGCCATTCAGAAGCAAATCCACCAGGACTGGGCCAACCGGGAGTACATCGAAGTTATCACGGCAAGCATCAAACGGATCACCGATTTCTTGAATTCCTTTG ATATGAGCTGTCGGTCGCGATTAGCGGTTTTAAACGAAAAGCTGACCACCCTGGAACGGCGGATCGACTATTTGGAAGCTTGCGTCACGAAAGGGGAAACATTACAATAG